In a single window of the Papaver somniferum cultivar HN1 chromosome 8, ASM357369v1, whole genome shotgun sequence genome:
- the LOC113303538 gene encoding uncharacterized protein LOC113303538, producing the protein MENSGIKIFDNFIKDKSFKSIFRRKSSTDDSTLPSPKSISVLSPIANSVVSRCSRILQTPTEELQKLYENEYPAHAKQSSIYARNLLEFCSYQALYVLTQRSDYLSDKEFVRLSYDMMLAWEAPGTEPLVKETVPENDHDDADWDGWSLFYSDSISTAVQVDAKKTVGPEAFARIAPACAAVADIITVHNLFSALTSSSGGQLHFLIYDKYLGTLDKVIKSAKNAASNLELAEGEIVLDVDGTVPTQPVLQHIGLTAWPGRLTLTNYALYFESLGVGLYEKAVRYDLATDLKQVVKPELTGPLGARVFDKAVMYKSTAITEPVFMEFTEFKGNSRRNYWLEICLEILYVHKFIRKNGLKENPQMEALGKAILCIFRQRAVREAFRILPSHYKTLLPFNLAEKLPGGDMILETLLSRLKLLTINSPRRESLGTSPRNVKQIESVGSSPRNVKQQLSFFPISILALTRLGFKLPKGVDAHFEAGFQVGDVCVGEKNPLEMVVHQSKCDMGRAEAAQATVDQVKVDGLDTNIAVMMELLFPVIELFKRLQFLAAWEDPFKSTMFLMVVAYTTYRGWIRYVLPCICVFFAALMVWRKHRNKGKSLEVLEVMPPPSKNAVEQLLMLQEGISQFESLVQAGNIVLLKIRAILFAALPRATDKVALALVVMAAVLIFTPLKYLIILVFLEAYTRQMPLRKDSNDKWERRVREWWFRIPAAPVQLIKSEDKKKK; encoded by the exons atggagaatagTGGAATTAAGATCTTTGATAACTTCATTAAAGATAAATCATTCAAATCAATCTTTCGCAGAAAATCATCTACCGATGATTCTACTCTTCCTTCTCCAAAATCCATCTCAGTTCTCTCTCCAATTGCTAATTCTGTTGTCTCTCGTTGCTCCAG GATCCTTCAAACCCCAACTGAAGAGTTGCAGAAGCTTTATGAGAATGAATACCCTGCCCATGCTAAGCAATCATCTATTTATGCTAGAAATCTCTTGGAATTCTGCTCGTATCAAGCCCTCTATGTGCTGACTCAACGTTCAGATTATTTGAGTGACAAGGAATTCGTCCGTTTGAGTTATGATATGATGCTTGCATGGGAAGCCCCTGGTACCGAGCCTTTAGTCAAA GAAACCGTACCTGAGAATGATCACGACGATGCCGACTGGGATGGGTGGTCCTTGTTTTACTCAGATTCCATTAGCACCGCTGTTCAG GTTGATGCCAAGAAAACTGTTGGTCCTGAGGCTTTTGCACGAATTGCTCCTGCATGTGCTGCTGTAGCAGATATCATAACTGTCCATAATCTTTTCAGTGCTCTTACGAGCTCTTCAGGTGGTCAACTTCATTTTCTCATCTATGACAAGTACCTTGGAACCCTCGACAA GGTAATTAAATCTGCAAAAAATGCGGCATCTAACCTTGAGCTTGCTGAGGGAGAGATTGTTTTAGATGTTGATGGCACTGTTCCCACTCAACCAGTTCTCCAGCATATTGGACTCACTGCATGGCCTG GGCGATTGACACTAACCAACTATGCTCTCTACTTTGAGTCACTGGGAGTTGGTTTATATGAGAAAGCTGTCCGGTATGATCTGGCAACAGACTTGAAGCAGGTCGTGAAGCCTGAATTGACTGGTCCACTGGGTGCTCGTGTGTTTGACAAAGCCGTGATGTACAAATCAACAGCCAT AACAGAACCTGTTTTTATGGAGTTCACCGAGTTCAAAGGAAATTCGCGCCGCAACTACTGGTTGGAAATTTGTCTTGAGATCTTGTATGTTCATAAGTTCATTAGAAAGAATGGCTTAAAAGAGAACCCGCAGATGGAAGCACTTGGCAAAGCCATTTTATGCATCTTCCGGCAACGTGCAGTTAGAGAAGCTTTTCGCATATTACCATCCCATTACAAAACCTTACTTCCTTTCAATCTAGCTGAAAAGCTTCCTGGTGGAGATATGATTTTGGAAACCCTGTTGAGTCGCTTGAAGCTTTTGACAATAAATTCACCCCGACGTGAATCTTTAGGAACTTCTCCAAGAAATGTCAAACAAATTGAATCTGTAGGAAGTTCACCAAGAAATGTCAAACAACAGCTTTCATTTTTTCCTATTTCTATACTAGCACTTACAAGACTTGGTTTCAAATTACCGAAAGGGGTGGATGCACATTTCGAAGCTGGGTTTCAGGTTGGAGACGTTTGTGTAGGTGAGAAAAACCCTCTAGAAATGGTTGTGCATCAGTCAAAATGTGACATGGGGAGAGCGGAGGCAGCACAGGCAACTGTGGACCAAGTGAAAGTGGACGGGCTCGACACGAACATAGCTGTGATGATG GAATTACTCTTCCCGGTGATTGAGCTATTTAAACGGCTTCAGTTTTTGGCAGCATGGGAAGATCCATTTAAATCAACAATGTTTTTGATGGTGGTCGCATATACAACTTACAG GGGGTGGATTAGGTATGTATTACCATGCATATGTGTATTTTTCGCGGCTCTCATGGTCTGGCGCAAGCACCGAAACAAAGGAAAATCTTTGGAAGTCCTTGAAGTAATGCCTCCGCCTAGTAAAAATGCTGTAGAACAACTGCTGATGTTACAGGAAGGCATTTCTCAGTTTGAGTCCCTAGTCCAAGCAGGGAACATTGTTCTCCTTAAAATAAGGGCTATCTTATTTGCTGCACTTCCACGG GCAACAGACAAAGTTGCTCTCGCGCTGGTTGTGATGGCTGCAGTTTTAATATTCACACCTCTTAAGTACCTCATCATATTGGTATTCCTTGAGGCATATACTAGGCAGATGCCCTTGAGGAAAGATAGTAATGACAAGTGGGAAAGGCGGGTGAGAGAATGGTGGTTTAGGATTCCAGCTGCTCCAGTACAACTTATCAAAtctgaagacaagaagaagaaataa